The genomic stretch AGGGAGCACGGAGCAGAAGTAGAACGAGATTCGGGTGCGGTGCGGTGGAAGGAATCGTCGTGCagataagaattttttttatcaatgcATGATGTTTTTGCTGGTGACGGAAATGTATTGAAATGAGGCAGCAAGATAATATGTGGACGACATCGTGCCACGTCTCCGTACGCACGGACCTTAACATTACCGATcgatcttcttcaattgttgcCTCCTAGTACTCCTATACCGCATATACCTCAAACATTCTTCGGCATGAATGCTCGTCATGTCCTTCCATGTAACGTGTGCCTGTGCTAGCTTGTTTCTAtcggatttgttttttttaaagttCCCTTCACGAACTCAAAGCGGCAGCTGAAGCGTTTTGAACTCAAAGCTGTTGGCCACAATTTTTTAGCAAGCTACGCTTTCCCTAACCTTGGTTGTAGCAAAATTGGTGTCCAAAAAAGCATGCCCCAAGTCCCAAtatagggccatgtttagttactcccaacttccaactttgacactatgcaaaaagaagattccccatcacatcaaacttgcggtacatgtatggagtactaaatgtagatgaaattaaaaagtaattgtacagttttgttgtactttacgagacgaatcttttgagcctaattagttaatatttggacaataattcacaaatacaaacgaaacgctacagtgtgctacagtgctgtaacagtaatttggcacctcccaaattggccaactaaacaaggcctaggtcTATCTGCATATTGATCTTGTCCTAGCTTTGTCAGCTCATGTGCAGCATTGCACACACGACACCACTGCAATATTGTTAGACGAAGCACTTCTGGAACATTCTGGACATGAAagccagattttttttttgaattgagCTGCATCACCTCTGGAATCAATCAGTTGTTTTTGTTTCAGGGGATCTAATTTCATGtcatgctgttttttttttgtcatgtgACCTATAGACTTCCCTCGTCGGGTCTCGCTCAGCCTATCCAACAGAGGAATAAGCCTTGCCTGGTCCCCCAGCCAAGAAGAGAAGCAGAAGCCTGGCCCCGGCCACGGAGGAAACTGAGGCAGgggcgagccgccgccgacgaaTCCATCTCCTTCCCTCGTCGGGTCTCGCTCAGGGAATCCAATCGATCCATCTCCCTCCTCCAGGTTCACTTCGCCCtcgtccctcccctccccctctcctgcTACTGTGCCCCCCTCCCGTCCAGGTGCCCTGCCGCCGGAGCCAGATGAAGACCAAGGCCTCCGCCAGCAAGAACGCCGCCGGCAAGGTAACCACCGCGACCCGCATCtccatctctctccttttccACTCCGGTCCGGTCTGTTTCTTGAGACTTAGCCTGGATACCTACCTGCGGTTcttgagggggaaaaaaaaccaAATTGCTACTTGTACTGTACTCCAGATTCCCAATTCGTCTGCACACGAGAATCCTGTAgtacctctttttttttgcctcGTTTAGGATGCCTGTTCTTTCTTTGATATATTGATAATTAGAGAGGGCACAcccaaaaaggaaaataaaaagttCCTTAGACTGTCAAACTGAGACGCCAATTCTTGAGCTTTGTATGGCTGTATATGTTGCCCAAAAACCCTACTGCTAACTGAATTTCTCTTCTTGTTTGTTAGGATGAGGCCAAGCCCAAGAAGATCCGGTCCTCGCGCaatcaccgccaccgccgcaaccactcctcctcctccggttcTGAATCCCCACCGCGCAAGCGCTCCAAGAAGCACAGTAAGAGGGTCGCCGATAAGAAGAGCAGAAGGAGCAAGgttagcagcagcagccgcagacGTCGGCGGCGTAGCCTTAGCCCAAGCCACAGCctcagtagcagcagcagcccttCCTCGATAGCTCGGCACCATTCCACATGCAGTGGCAGCGCTTCTGAGAGCTTGGAGAGCCCACCACCCAGGAGCCAGTCCAGAGATGTTCACAAGAAaaaagggagggggagggacAGAGAGAGGGATCGCAAGAGGAGGAAGGCACGGAGATCGGCAAGTTCCTCGAGCACTTCAGCAAGTAGTGGCAGTAGCCGTAGCAGGAGCAAGAGTAAGCACAGGAAGAGGAGGACTGATGCTGGCACCACACGGGATAAGATTGAAATAGACTATGACAATCGCCATGCCTCCCGGTCTGAGAAGAACATGGCTGAGGATGATGATAGGGATGAAGAAGCACTCACTGTTATTGCCAAGAAGAGGGATGGTGATATCGACAGCTACAAGAAGAATTTGGAATTGGAGAGCCAACATTCCAAGAAGGCCAATCAAACACAAGACATGGAACCTGCTGGTGGTGGAAATTCAGATGCTGAGGATCTGGAGCTGATTCTCAGGCAGAAAGCTCTCGAGAACTTCAGAAAGTTCAGGGCAGCAGCGGCAGGTAAAACAGATACCAACGGAGCTACAGGGAAGGAAGCATTGATAGATGGCTCACAGAATACAGGTACAGAAATTGCTGAAGCAAGGTCTTCTGCTGTTAACCATTTTCAGTGGCAGGGAAGCAGCCTTGTAATGAAAAATTCTGCTGGATCACCTAGATCAGAGGATTGTGGGAATGCTACAAGTCATTCTTGGAAGCAGGAAGGCAGTGCTGGCATGAGTCATGGGGCTGCATCACCTGGAATACTTGAGGCTGGCGAGATTGGTGGTGCAACTCAACAGAAAGGAAGAACAGTGGAGGCAACTCATTCAAATTGTCAGTTTAGGTCACCACAGGATGGTAGGAACAGTCTTAGTGTAATGCAAAGGTTGGAGAGCATGCCAGGGAGTTGTGCAGGGGTGTTAGGAAGCAGTGCAGGGGTGAGTCATGTGAATGGAGCTCCAAGGGTCAGATCAGTTGTGAGCATACCGGCCAGGGAAGGTCTTGATGGTAGCACATATACCACGCCCCCTAGGCCCAGTGAAAATTCTGCTCCTGTTGAAAGCAGTAGCGATATTGGGCGCCCTCTGATTGACATTAACAAAGCTGAAAGAACTAATGGAGATGGCAGAAAGACAAGTGAAGCTTCAGCCTCTAATGGTTCTATTTTGTCACCTGCTGAGGGCAAGAGCCAGATTAGGACCGAGGATAAAGATGGTGCTCAGTTTCAGAAGAAGACCTTCTCTAGAATGCATGATGGAGAGACGGTGGAGGTGAGGAACAGAGTTTCACTGTTGCTTCAGGTGCTTGAATTATCATGCTACAAATATATTCATTCAATCTAATTGTTTAccctttttccattttataGGTCAGCTACAAAGTGTACATACCAAAGAAAACCCCGGCCCTTGCAAGGAGGAAACTGCAGCGCTGAAAACTTCAAGAAAATTTTGATGGGAAAACGTCAAGAAAATCATCTATAGTTGTCCTTAGTTCACTGTCTCCAACGTAGCTCTTAGTTGGATATAACTATTTTCTTCTAGCACAAGTCTACCATACATACACTACGTCTTTTGGATATATTTCCGCACACTGAGATGACCCCAAATTGCAGTTTTGCTGCTTGACAGGAGCTGATAAACTCGGTTGTGTTATGCCAAATCAACATGGCTGCCCAAGAAACGGCCAGCATGGCTGCTCAAATCCTAAGGTCACGGCCAAAGTTTTTTTGCATGCCAAACTTTGTCACTGAACCAAGCATTGGCCAAAATAGCTGGGCACGGCCAATATTTGGTCTGGCATGCTGGGGCATGTATCCAAAGACGCTCATACTGCCAATGTGCCTTTTGTACTTGAAGTGATGGCTAATCTTGGTTCTTGGATTGATGTACTTTGGGATGGTGATGTTGATTGTTGGCATGGAATGTGATTGTTTTTGTTTCGTATACCTGATTGGTTTGGTTATTTTGTGTCTTTATTACTGGAAGCATTGGCATGTTAATTCTCTCTTGCTCTTTTGTTGTCAGGAATTTTGTGAACAAATTATTGTTCCTTTTATAAGACAGAAGATCAGTCTTGGATTTTACCAATGAAAATCTACCTGACTACTTTCAGGGTTTTTTTGGGGTGAGATGAGAAGCCAATTAGAGATGATGCAcagtagtattttttttttttgaga from Setaria italica strain Yugu1 chromosome II, Setaria_italica_v2.0, whole genome shotgun sequence encodes the following:
- the LOC101766699 gene encoding serine/arginine repetitive matrix protein 2, which produces MKTKASASKNAAGKDEAKPKKIRSSRNHRHRRNHSSSSGSESPPRKRSKKHSKRVADKKSRRSKVSSSSRRRRRRSLSPSHSLSSSSSPSSIARHHSTCSGSASESLESPPPRSQSRDVHKKKGRGRDRERDRKRRKARRSASSSSTSASSGSSRSRSKSKHRKRRTDAGTTRDKIEIDYDNRHASRSEKNMAEDDDRDEEALTVIAKKRDGDIDSYKKNLELESQHSKKANQTQDMEPAGGGNSDAEDLELILRQKALENFRKFRAAAAGKTDTNGATGKEALIDGSQNTGTEIAEARSSAVNHFQWQGSSLVMKNSAGSPRSEDCGNATSHSWKQEGSAGMSHGAASPGILEAGEIGGATQQKGRTVEATHSNCQFRSPQDGRNSLSVMQRLESMPGSCAGVLGSSAGVSHVNGAPRVRSVVSIPAREGLDGSTYTTPPRPSENSAPVESSSDIGRPLIDINKAERTNGDGRKTSEASASNGSILSPAEGKSQIRTEDKDGAQFQKKTFSRMHDGETVEVSYKVYIPKKTPALARRKLQR